A region from the Lycium barbarum isolate Lr01 chromosome 8, ASM1917538v2, whole genome shotgun sequence genome encodes:
- the LOC132605159 gene encoding uncharacterized protein LOC132605159, whose translation MEALYSSLHYWLVDHPTISQFEWKQGHTFGSSLLFLTLSISIYLSITLLSLRFSSLLPTLSTTTLHRMTAVHSLILCLFSLIMAVGCSLAVLHQTPRQDPKWFFCFPTNHILPHGPIFFWSQVYFLSKTLEFIDTLLIIFSRSRSRRLSFLHVYHHTMVPLLCYLAIYTSESLIHVVVIINSSIHVLMYAYYFLCSIGKKPRWKRLVTDCQIVQFIFGFICSPIMLYYHFTTEIGCSGFGPWCVCIAFNTSLLALFLDFHSNNYGKKIRKDPDSKLEKQT comes from the coding sequence ATGGAAGCTCTTTACTCCAGTCTCCACTACTGGCTAGTTGACCACCCAACCATTAGCCAATTTGAATGGAAACAAGGCCACACTTTTGGTTCCTCCCTACTTTTCCTCACACTTTCAATCTCTATCTACTTGTCCATCACTCTTTTATCTCTTCGCTTCTCATCACTCCTCCCCACACTGTCCACCACCACCCTCCACCGCATGACGGCCGTCCACAGCCTCATCCTATGCCTCTTCTCTCTCATCATGGCCGTCGGTTGCAGCCTCGCCGTCCTCCACCAAACGCCACGGCAGGACCCGAAATGGTTCTTTTGTTTCCCTACCAATCATATTCTTCCACATGGACCTATCTTCTTTTGGTCCCAAGTCTATTTCCTGTCCAAGACTCTTGAATTCATAGACACCCTTTTGATTATTTTTAGTAGGTCGCGATCGCGAAGGCTTTCGTTCCTCCACGTGTACCATCACACGATGGTGCCTCTTCTTTGTTATCTTGCTATCTACACTTCAGAGTCACTGATCCATGTTGTTGTTATCATCAATTCTTCAATTCATGTTCTAATGTACGCTTATTATTTCCTATGTTCTATAGGGAAGAAGCCACGGTGGAAGAGGTTGGTAACAGACTGTCAAATTGTTCAGTTCATTTTTGGGTTTATATGTTCACCGATTATGCTTTACTATCACTTTACAACTGAGATTGGGTGCTCTGGGTTTGGACCTTGGTGCGTCTGTATAGCTTTTAATACTTCACTTTTGGCACTTTTTCTCGACTTTCATTCCAACAACTATGGCAAGAAAATCAGGAAAGACCCAGATAGTAAGCTGGAGAAACAGACATAA